From Silurus meridionalis isolate SWU-2019-XX chromosome 14, ASM1480568v1, whole genome shotgun sequence, a single genomic window includes:
- the LOC124397118 gene encoding low affinity immunoglobulin gamma Fc region receptor II-c-like gives MDLSSEFDIKLKNCSGTRMPRLCLTFIIASFLNSSLMADLQIPTLTLNPLYSVVQPGEVLQFRCITNQTETPSDFTLYKNNSIIKTQSAVEITLTADASSQGLYNCDYIFRSSRSSRSNFINITVVNLQQPDISFRADKGWFHGLWGSHGLEVIKGYAFSINCFTKPQYPGGSFNLLFNGFTKKQTNFNHSAIFQFPEAEFDHQGNYSCTYEVSVSSRNFTSTATELLVITVKASPVPYIAVGLAAGFLLLLVPVIICFVKMQKRQKLQVNSSKKYKRE, from the exons ATGGATCTCAGTAGTGAATTTGACATCAAACTGAAGAACTGTTCAGGGACCAGGATGCCAAGACTGTGTCTCACCTTTATAATAG CCAGTTTTCTTAACAGTTCCCTAATGGCTG ACTTGCAGATACCCACACTGACCTTGAACCCCTTATACTCTGTGGTCCAACCTGGAGAAGTCCTTCAGTTCAGATGTATCACCAACCAAACGGAAACCCCTTCAGATTTcactttgtataaaaataattccATTATAAAAACTCAGTCTGCAGTGGAAATTACTCTGACTGCTGATGCGTCATCTCAGGGCCTGTACAACTGTGACTACATATTCAGATCCTCCCGATCATCCAGGAGCAACTTCATTAACATTACTGTGG TGAACTTGCAGCAGCCTGATATCTCCTTCAGAGCTGATAAAGGATGGTTCCATGGACTATGGGGCTCTCATGGACTAGAAGTGATAAAGGGTTATGCCTTCTCCATCAACTGCTTCACTAAACCCCAGTATCCAGGAGGTTCCTTCAACTTGTTGTTCAATGGATTcaccaaaaaacaaaccaatTTTAACCACTCAGCCATCTTTCAGTTTCCTGAGGCAGAGTTTGACCATCAGGGAAACTACAGTTGTACTTATGAAGTTAGCGTATCTTCACGTAACTTTACCTCCACCGCCACTGAGCTCCTGGTCATCACTGTGAAAG CATCCCCAGTTCCATATATTGCTGTTGGACTGGCAGCAGGATTTCTTCTCCTCCTAGTTCCAGTCATCATTTGCTTTGTGAAGatgcaaaaaagacaaaaacttcaGGTGAATTCTTCAAAGAAGTATAAacgtgagtaa
- the LOC124396543 gene encoding deleted in malignant brain tumors 1 protein-like isoform X2, whose amino-acid sequence MLKLHLTASLANVLIIASLLADGSNIRLVGGNHSCSGRVEIFHDGLWGTVCDDYWDMDDVDVVCRQADCGKAIKNAFSASFGQGSGPIWLDDVQCSGSESDITQCTHPGFGKQNCGHGEDAGVICSGKEIRLVNGSSNCCGRVEIQHKAQWGTVCDHDWDLKDAEVVCRQLGCGKAVSAPRNAHFGQGSEPTWLDDVQCTGTESYLDQCSHRGFGVKNCGHHEDAGVVCSYIQRPTLTQIPPNSVVSPGEDLQFRCSTSSPTCILVEFGFYINGTLLKNQTAESTATFNLTVEASHQGEYTCDYTYMESNSTSSRSSSINITVVHNQIQLVNGSSNCCGRVEIQHKAQWGTVCDHYWDLKDAEVVCRQLGCGKAVSAPPNAHFGQGTEPTWLDDVQCTGTESYIDQCSHRGFGVENCGHHEDAGVVCSNMQSPTLIRISPNSVVSPGEVLQFRCSTQSPTCISVDFSLYKTGTSIKKQTAESTTTFTLTVEASHQGEYTCDYTYRESNSTSSRSSSISITVVNLQKPNISFSDADGLLQSDSSEVKEGFGFSIICSTEPQYPGGSFTLDFNGSNITKTQSAVNHSANFLFPVADFVHQGNYYCTYEVNMSSRIFTSTTTEPLAITVKVSPGPLFIGVGVVAGLSLMLIIIWIVKTRKKTKMSKVV is encoded by the exons ATGCTAAAACTTCATCTCACTGCATCACTGG CCAATGTTCTTATTATTGCTTCACTGCTGGCag ATGGGTCTAACATACGGCTCGTTGGTGGCAATCACTCCTGCTCAGGTAGAGTGGAGATCTTTCACGATGGCCTTtggggaacagtgtgtgatgacTACTGGGACATGGACGATGTAGATGTGGTGTGTAGACAAGCTGACTGTGGTAAAGCCATCAAAAACGCTTTCAGTGCAAGCTTTGGACAGGGGAGTGGTCCAATCTGGCTGGATGATGTTCAGTGTTCTGGAAGTGAAAGTGACATCACACAGTGCACTCATCCTGGATTTGGTAAACAGAATTGTGGCCATGGTGAAGATGCTGGTGTTATTTGCTCAG GAAAGGAGATCAGGCTGGTGAATGGTTCGAGTAACTGTTGTGGTCGAGTGGAGATCCAGCACAAAGCCCagtggggaacagtgtgtgatCATGACTGGGACTTAAAGGATGCAGAGGTGGTGTGTAGGCAGCTTGGATGTGGTAAAGCCGTCAGTGCTCCTCGTAATGCTCACTTTGGTCAGGGAAGTGAACCAACCTGGCTGGATGATGTTCAGTGTACTGGAACTGAGAGCTACTTAGATCAGTGCTCACACAGAGGATTTGGAGTAAAGAACTGTGGACACCATGAAGATGCTGGAGTCGTGTGCTCAT acATACAGAGGCCCACATTAACCCAGATCCCACCAAACTCTGTGGTCTCACCTGGAGAAGACCTTCAGTTCAGATGTTCCACATCTAGTCCAACATGCATCTTGGTAGAATTTGGTTTCTATATCAATGGGACATTATTAAAGAATCAAACTGCAGAGTCTACAGCAACATTTAATCTGACTGTAGAAGCCTCACATCAGGGCGAGTACACCTGTGATTACACATACATGGAAAGTAACTCCACTTCATCCAGGAGCAGCTCCATTAACATTACTGTGG TCCATAATCAGATCCAGCTGGTGAATGGTTCGAGTAACTGTTGTGGTCGAGTGGAGATCCAGCACAAAGCCCagtggggaacagtgtgtgatCATTACTGGGACTTAAAGGATGCAGAGGTGGTGTGTAGGCAGCTTGGATGTGGTAAAGCCGTCAGTGCTCCTCCTAATGCTCACTTTGGTCAGGGAACTGAACCAACCTGGCTGGATGATGTTCAGTGTACTGGAACTGAGAGCTACATAGATCAGTGCTCACACAGAGGATTTGGAGTAGAGAACTGTGGACACCATGAAGATGCTGGAGTTGTGTGCTCAA ACATGCAGAGTCCCACACTGATTCGGATTTCACCAAACTCTGTGGTCTCACCTGGAGAAGTCCTTCAGTTCAGATGTTCCACTCAAAGTCCAACATGCATCTCTGTAGACTtcagtttatataaaactgGAACATCAATAAAGAAGCAAACTGCAGAGTCTACAACAACATTTACTCTGACTGTAGAAGCTTCACATCAGGGCGAGTACACCTGTGATTACACATACAGGGAAAGTAACTCCACTTCATCCAGGAGCAGCTCCATTAGCATTACTGTGG TGAACTTGCAGAAACCCAATATCTCATTCAGTGATGCTGATGGATTGCTCCAGTCTGATAGTTCAGAAGTGAAAGAGGGCTTTGGCTTCTCAATTATCTGCTCCACTGAACCTCAGTATCCAGGAGGTTCTTTCACCTTGGATTTTAATGGATCGAACATCACCAAGACTCAGTCAGCTGTTAACCACTCAGCcaacttcctgtttcctgtggCTGATTTTGTCCATCAAGGAAACTACTACTGTACTTATGAAGTAAACATGTCTTCACGTATTTTTACCTCCACTACCACCGAACCTCTGGCCATCACTGTGAAAg tatctccagGACCTCTCTTCATTGGGGTTGGAGTGGTAGCAGGACTGAGTCTCATGTTAATCATCATTTGGATTGTGAAGACACGAAAAAAGACGAAAATGTCAAAAGTAGTGTGA
- the LOC124396543 gene encoding deleted in malignant brain tumors 1 protein-like isoform X1 — MLKLHLTASLANVLIIASLLADGSNIRLVGGNHSCSGRVEIFHDGLWGTVCDDYWDMDDVDVVCRQADCGKAIKNAFSASFGQGSGPIWLDDVQCSGSESDITQCTHPGFGKQNCGHGEDAGVICSGKEIRLVNGSSNCCGRVEIQHKAQWGTVCDHDWDLKDAEVVCRQLGCGKAVSAPRNAHFGQGSEPTWLDDVQCTGTESYLDQCSHRGFGVKNCGHHEDAGVVCSYIQRPTLTQIPPNSVVSPGEDLQFRCSTSSPTCILVEFGFYINGTLLKNQTAESTATFNLTVEASHQGEYTCDYTYMESNSTSSRSSSINITVGQKIRLVNGPSNCCGRVEIQHKTQWGTVCDHYWDLKDAEVVCRQLGCGEAVSAPHNARFGQGSEPTWLDDVQCTGTETALDQCSHRGFGVENCGHEEDAGVVCSNMQSPTLIRISPNYVVSPGEVLQFRCSTPSPTCISVDFTLYTTGTSIKKQTAESTTTFTLTVEASHQGEYTCDYTYRESNSTSSRSSSISITVVHNQIQLVNGSSNCCGRVEIQHKAQWGTVCDHYWDLKDAEVVCRQLGCGKAVSAPPNAHFGQGTEPTWLDDVQCTGTESYIDQCSHRGFGVENCGHHEDAGVVCSNMQSPTLIRISPNSVVSPGEVLQFRCSTQSPTCISVDFSLYKTGTSIKKQTAESTTTFTLTVEASHQGEYTCDYTYRESNSTSSRSSSISITVVNLQKPNISFSDADGLLQSDSSEVKEGFGFSIICSTEPQYPGGSFTLDFNGSNITKTQSAVNHSANFLFPVADFVHQGNYYCTYEVNMSSRIFTSTTTEPLAITVKVSPGPLFIGVGVVAGLSLMLIIIWIVKTRKKTKMSKVV, encoded by the exons ATGCTAAAACTTCATCTCACTGCATCACTGG CCAATGTTCTTATTATTGCTTCACTGCTGGCag ATGGGTCTAACATACGGCTCGTTGGTGGCAATCACTCCTGCTCAGGTAGAGTGGAGATCTTTCACGATGGCCTTtggggaacagtgtgtgatgacTACTGGGACATGGACGATGTAGATGTGGTGTGTAGACAAGCTGACTGTGGTAAAGCCATCAAAAACGCTTTCAGTGCAAGCTTTGGACAGGGGAGTGGTCCAATCTGGCTGGATGATGTTCAGTGTTCTGGAAGTGAAAGTGACATCACACAGTGCACTCATCCTGGATTTGGTAAACAGAATTGTGGCCATGGTGAAGATGCTGGTGTTATTTGCTCAG GAAAGGAGATCAGGCTGGTGAATGGTTCGAGTAACTGTTGTGGTCGAGTGGAGATCCAGCACAAAGCCCagtggggaacagtgtgtgatCATGACTGGGACTTAAAGGATGCAGAGGTGGTGTGTAGGCAGCTTGGATGTGGTAAAGCCGTCAGTGCTCCTCGTAATGCTCACTTTGGTCAGGGAAGTGAACCAACCTGGCTGGATGATGTTCAGTGTACTGGAACTGAGAGCTACTTAGATCAGTGCTCACACAGAGGATTTGGAGTAAAGAACTGTGGACACCATGAAGATGCTGGAGTCGTGTGCTCAT acATACAGAGGCCCACATTAACCCAGATCCCACCAAACTCTGTGGTCTCACCTGGAGAAGACCTTCAGTTCAGATGTTCCACATCTAGTCCAACATGCATCTTGGTAGAATTTGGTTTCTATATCAATGGGACATTATTAAAGAATCAAACTGCAGAGTCTACAGCAACATTTAATCTGACTGTAGAAGCCTCACATCAGGGCGAGTACACCTGTGATTACACATACATGGAAAGTAACTCCACTTCATCCAGGAGCAGCTCCATTAACATTACTGTGG GCCAAAAAATCAGGCTGGTGAATGGTCCAAGTAACTGTTGTGGTCGAGTGGAGATCCAGCACAAAACCCagtggggaacagtgtgtgatCATTACTGGGACTTAAAGGATGCAGAGGTGGTGTGTAGGCAGCTTGGATGTGGTGAAGCCGTCAGTGCTCCTCATAATGCTCGCTTTGGTCAGGGAAGTGAACCAACCTGGCTGGATGATGTTCAGTGTACTGGAACTGAGACTGCATTAGATCAGTGCTCACACAGAGGATTTGGAGTAGAGAACTGTGGACATGAAGAAGATGCTGGAGTCGTGTGCTCAA ACATGCAGAGTCCCACATTGATTCGGATCTCACCAAACTATGTGGTCTCACCTGGAGAAGTCCTTCAGTtcagatgttccactccaaGTCCAACATGCATCTCTGTAGACTTCACTTTATATACAACTGGAACATCAATAAAGAAGCAAACTGCAGAGTCTACAACAACATTTACTCTGACTGTAGAAGCCTCACATCAGGGCGAGTACACCTGTGATTACACATACAGGGAAAGTAACTCCACTTCATCCAGGAGCAGCTCCATTAGCATTACTGTGG TCCATAATCAGATCCAGCTGGTGAATGGTTCGAGTAACTGTTGTGGTCGAGTGGAGATCCAGCACAAAGCCCagtggggaacagtgtgtgatCATTACTGGGACTTAAAGGATGCAGAGGTGGTGTGTAGGCAGCTTGGATGTGGTAAAGCCGTCAGTGCTCCTCCTAATGCTCACTTTGGTCAGGGAACTGAACCAACCTGGCTGGATGATGTTCAGTGTACTGGAACTGAGAGCTACATAGATCAGTGCTCACACAGAGGATTTGGAGTAGAGAACTGTGGACACCATGAAGATGCTGGAGTTGTGTGCTCAA ACATGCAGAGTCCCACACTGATTCGGATTTCACCAAACTCTGTGGTCTCACCTGGAGAAGTCCTTCAGTTCAGATGTTCCACTCAAAGTCCAACATGCATCTCTGTAGACTtcagtttatataaaactgGAACATCAATAAAGAAGCAAACTGCAGAGTCTACAACAACATTTACTCTGACTGTAGAAGCTTCACATCAGGGCGAGTACACCTGTGATTACACATACAGGGAAAGTAACTCCACTTCATCCAGGAGCAGCTCCATTAGCATTACTGTGG TGAACTTGCAGAAACCCAATATCTCATTCAGTGATGCTGATGGATTGCTCCAGTCTGATAGTTCAGAAGTGAAAGAGGGCTTTGGCTTCTCAATTATCTGCTCCACTGAACCTCAGTATCCAGGAGGTTCTTTCACCTTGGATTTTAATGGATCGAACATCACCAAGACTCAGTCAGCTGTTAACCACTCAGCcaacttcctgtttcctgtggCTGATTTTGTCCATCAAGGAAACTACTACTGTACTTATGAAGTAAACATGTCTTCACGTATTTTTACCTCCACTACCACCGAACCTCTGGCCATCACTGTGAAAg tatctccagGACCTCTCTTCATTGGGGTTGGAGTGGTAGCAGGACTGAGTCTCATGTTAATCATCATTTGGATTGTGAAGACACGAAAAAAGACGAAAATGTCAAAAGTAGTGTGA